In Anaerolineae bacterium, the sequence GGATGACCACGTCGGCTTCCATGATGAATTCGGAGCCTTCGACGGGGATGGGCCGGCGCCGGCCGGTGCGGTCGAACTCACCCAGCGTCTGGTGCACCAGCTCCACGCCGGTGACCTTGCCGTCGCCGACAATGCGCACCGGGTTGACCAGGTAGTGGAAGATGACCCCTTCCTCCTCGGCGGCGCGGATTTCGTCCTCATAGGCCGGCATCTCGGCGCGGGTGCGGCGGTAGACCACATTGACCTCGCTGGCGCCCAGGCGCAGGGCGGAGCGGGCCGCGTCGATGGCCACGTTGCCGCCGCCCACCACCACGACGCGCTTACCGGTCAGGTCGGGGGCGCGGCCGAGGTTCATCTCCCGCAGGAATTCCACGCCCGGCATGACGCCCTCTTTGTCCTCGCCCTCGATGCCCAGCCGCCGGCTCTTATGGGCGCCGATGGCCAGCACCACCGCCTTATAACCCTGGCGCATCAGGTCGTCAATGGTGAAGTCGCGGCCGAGCCGCTGGTTGTAGCGGATCTCCACGCCGGCGCGCAGGATGTTCTCGATCTCGATATTGAGCACGTCGCGCGGCAAGCGGTAGTCGGGGATGCCGACGGCCATCATGCCGCCGGCCACCGGCAGGGCCTCGAAAATGGTCACCGGGTAGCCCATCTGGGCCAGGCGCAGGGCGGCGGTCAGGCCGGCCGGGCCGGCGCCCACCACCGCCACCTTGTCGGACTTGGGGGTGCCGATGCGCGGCGGTGTCCAGGGGTTCTTCATCTCCTGGTCGGCCATGAAGCGCTTGATCTGGCGGATGGCGATCGGTTCGTCAATATCGCCGCGCCGGCACTTGGACTCGCAGAAGGCCGGGCAGACGCGGCCGCATGCCAGGGCGAAGGGGTTGCGCTCGCGATGGATGGCCAGCGCCTCGGCGTAGCGCCCCTGTTCGGTGAGGGCGATGTAGGCCGGCACGTCCACGCCGGCGGGGCAGGCGTTCAGACAGCGGGCGATGGTCAGTTCCTTGCACTGGCCGGCGGGGCACTTCTTGTCCTCGATGTGGGCGATGTACTCGTCCATGAAGTAGCGCAGGGTGCTCATCACCGGGCCGGGCGTCAGTTGGCCGAGGGCGCAGAGGGAGCCGGACTCCATACCCTCCGCGATCTCCTTAATGGTCTCGATATCCTTCATGGTGCCCTTGCCCTCGGTGATGCGGGTCAGCACCTCCAACATGCGCTTGCCGCCCACGCGGCAGGGCACGCACTTGCCGCACGATTCGGCCTGGGCAAAGGTCAGGAAGAACTTGGCGAACTCCACCATGCAGGTGTCTTCGTCCACCACGATCATGCCGCCGGAACCCATGACGGCGCCGACTTCCTTCAGGGAGTCGAAGTCCACCGGCACATTCAGGTGTTCGGCGGTGATACAGCCGCCCAATGGGCCGCCGGTCTGCACCGCCTTGAACTTCTTGCCGTTGGGCACGCCCCCGCCGATGTCGAAGATGATCTCGCCCAGGGTGATGCCCATGGGCACCTCGACCAGGCCGGTGTTATTGACCTTGCCGGTGAGGGCGAAGATGGCGGTGCCGGGGCTTTTCTCGGTGCCGATGCTGGCAAACCACTGGGCGCCGTTGACGATGATCTGCGGGATGTTGGCGTAGCTCTTGACGTTGTTGATGTTGGTGGGCTTGCCCCACAGGCCGGAGACGGCCGGGAAGGGCGGGCGGGGACGCGGTTCGCCGCGCCGGCCCTCGATGGAGGCCAGCAGGGCCGTTTCCTCGCCGCAGACGAAGGCGCCGGCGCCCTCCTTGATGTGCAGGTGGAAGCTGAAGTTTGTGCCCAGGATGTTGTCCCCCAGGAAGCCATATTCCTCCGCCTGCGCGATGGCGATCTTCAGGCGCTTGATGGCCAGGGGATACTCGGCGCGGCAGTAAATGTAGCCCTCGCGCGCCCCGACGGCATAGGCGCAGATGAGCATGCCCTCGATGAGGCTGTGCGGGTCGCCCTCGATGATACTGCGGTCCATGAAGGCACCCGGGTCACCCTCGTCGGCGTTGCAGACCACGTACTTGATGTCGCCGGGGGCCTTCTGGGTGAACTGCCATTTCAGGCCGGTGAGGAAGCCGGCGCCGCCGCGGCCGCGCAGGCCAGAGGCCTTCACCTCCTCGACCACATCCTCCGGCGTCATGGAGCTCAGCACCTTGGCCAGCGCCTGATAACCGCCGCGGGCAATGTATTCCTCAATGTTCTCCGGATCGATCAGGCCGCAGTTGCGCAGGGCAATGCGGAGCTGTTTCTCATAGAAGGGAATCTGATGGTAGTACGGTACCGCCTTGTGTTCCTCAGGCTCTTTATACGTCAGGCGCTCGACGATGCGGCCCTTGACCAGGGTTTCCTCGACGATCTGGGGCACATCGTCAGCGCGCACCAGGCAGTAGAAGATGCCCTCGGGGTAGATGATCATCACCGGTCCCATGGCGCAGAAACCGCGACAGCCGGTCTGGACCAGGCGCACCTCGCCGTCCAGGCCGCGCCGGCCCAGTTCGGCTCGCATGGCATCCATGACGGCATGGGAACCGGATGCGGTACATCCTGTGCCACCACATACCAGCACGTTGGCACGATACAGTGGTTCGGCCATTCGGGTCCTCCTTCCGCAGAATAGTCAACCGTGTTTCACGGGCAGTGTGTCCGGATCGCGAACTCAGAACTGCTGATACACGATATCCTCGTACATGCTCTCAAGCTTGCGCTTGTGGGTCAGCTCCTCGTTGGCCAGGAACTCGAACAGGTTGCGCACGGTCTCGTCGCAGGTGACGCCGGCCATGGTGGCGTACAGGTCGTGGGATTCTTTCTCCCGCCGGATGGCCACCGTCAGCACCGCCTGCAGGTCCGCCTGCTCATCCAGCTTCTCGGGGACGAAATGATCGCCCAGTTTGAGGTCCTGGACCTTCTTGAACTCCCCTTCGACGATCTCCCAGGTCAGGCCGCGCTTCAGCAGGCCCTCCAGCTTGGCCTTGTGGCCCAGCTCGTCCTTGGCCAGCTCTTCCAGCATGGCCTTGGAGTTGGGGTCCTGCACCCGGCCGGCGGCGTTAACGTACATGGCGTGGGAGTCCTCCTCCCCCACGATGGCCTGCCGGATGATATCTTCAATGGTCTTCCAGTAATCGCTCATGGTTTTCTCTCCTAATATTACTTGTTGGCGCTCTCTTCCATACGGGCCACCACCCATTCTTCCACGACGCGGCCGTTGATGAGATGCTCCTCGATTAACCGGGGCACGCGATCCGGTGTGACCTTGCCGTAGGTGATGCGGCCTTTGCCGGCCTGTTCGATATCCACCAGCGGCTCATGCACGCACATGCCGATACAGCCGACGGTCTTGACGTGGGCTTCAATTTGGTGTTTGTTCAGCTCCTCCAGGATAGCGTGCATGGTCTCGCGGGCGCCGGCGGCGATGCCGCAGGTGCCCATGCCCACGGTGATGACGGTGCCAGTGTCCATGCGCACTTTCAGCTCTTTCTGCGCTTCCTCCCGCAGTTTCTGCAGTTCCTCAATGGATTTGATCTTGGGCATTGTATTCCCTCCTCAGCCTTCCTCTGGTAGGGTCTGGTCTGCGCCGGCCGGCGAAGCATCCCACAGGCTGGCCTCTCCCTGGCGCAGATACTCGTACAACCACTGACGGATCTTCGGATGGGTCAGGGGAACATCCCCTAATGTTTCCCGCAGTTCGCGGGTGTCCAGCACGAACTCCCGTCCGTTCACCCGATGGATGTAGCGCACTTCGACCGGCCGCTCGGCCAGCAGGATGGTCATCAGCGAGGCCGGCATGTCCCCCAAGGGGGCACGGTCGATGTGGCTGTGCTGGAACTCGGCGGTGACGGTGGTGCCCTGGCCCGGGGCGGATTGGATCGTGAGCCGGCCGCCGCACTGCTCCGCCGTGGCCTTCAACAGCGGAAGCCCCAATCCCACCTTGCGGGTCTTGCGCGTCGTGAAAAAGGGGTCGGTGACACGCCGCAGGGTCTCCGCGTCCATGCCTCGGCCGTTGTCCATCACCCGGATGGTCAGGCGGTCTTCCGCCAGGTCCTCGTCTATTTCGATGGTAATGTGCGTTGCGCCGGCTTCCAGGCTGTTCTGAACGATGTCCAGAATATGCAGAGACAGTTCGCGCACTATGACAGACTCTGCAGGATTTCCAGCATTTTCTGCGGGGTCAGGTGGCCGTACACCGTCTCATCAATGACCGCCACGGGTGACAGGCCGCAGGACCCCAGGCAGTACACGACCTCCAGGGTGTATTCGTAGTCCGGCGTCGTTTCCCCGGGTTTAATGCCCAACTGTGACTGCAGGGTATCGATGATTTTCGAAGCGCCGCGCACGTGGCAGGCGGTGCCGTCGCAACAGCGGATGATATGCTTGCCGCGGCGGGTCAGGTAGAACTGGGCATAGAACGTGGCCACGCCGTAGAGGTCGCTCAGCGGGATGTGCATTTTGCGCGAGATGTGCTCCAGGGCCTGGCGCGGCAGGTAGCCGAAGATAGCCTGAGTCTCCTGGAGGATGGGGATGACGACCCCCTTCTTGCCGGCATATTTCTCCAGGATCTCGTCCAGTGGTGCCAGGTCCAGCGTCTCTTCTGCGGCTTGCTGTTTCTGCAGTTCCGCCATGTTGGTATCCCCTCCGTTCGTGATAATGAATGCGGGAGAATATTACCCTATCCCATGCCGGCGGCGCGTACGCCGCTCATGTCACCCATACCTTGCGCCCATCCACCCCGGCCAGCGCCCGCTGTAGTTCTGCCAGGGTCGGTTCCGCCACCCGGAAGAGCGTGCGGCCCCCCATCTCGCTGAGCCGATGGGCGTCGCCGTTGGTGATCAGCGTCCGTCCGGCCAGTTGGGGGAAGCGCTCCAGCGCCTGCGCCGGCGTCAGCCGAGGGGTGATCTCGACGGCCGGGATGTGCAGGCCAGGCGGAATAATCCCCAGGTTGCTTAGCAGGCTGAAGGCCGGCCGGTCCACATGGGCCGGTATCACCAGCCCGCCGAGCGCTTCCACCATGGTAACGACCTGCTCCACCGAAAGGGAGGTGGAGGTTTGGAGCAGTCGCTCCTGAAACCGCAGGAACTCCCCCTCGGCGTCCACCACGAGCTGACTGCCGAAGGTCTCTTCGCGGTTGGGCAGATCCGGCAGGTGCTGATAGACCTGTTCCTGCCAGGCCAGCGCCGGCTCCAGCGCCTCAAACAGGCAGAGCAGGTGGACCTCTTCGCGCGTTTGCACTTCCATGCCCGGCAGTACGGCGATGCCGGCGCGGGCGCCGGCTTCCATGACGGCGCGGGCGTTCTCCGCCGAGTTGTGGTCTGTCACCGCCAGCCACTGGATGCCCAACCGCTGTGCCTGCCGGATGATGAGCGGCGGAATCATCTCGATCTCCGCGCAGGCGGAGAGCACCGTGTGCAGGTGGAATTCCGCCGGCAGGTACAGCAGGCTCATCCCTCATCGATCCCGGGCACTCCCGCCCTGGCCAGTCGTGCGACGATGGTGAAGGTGGTCAGCGGCGTGGCGAACAGGGCGACGTTCTCTGTGCGCGCCTTCTCAATGGTTGCGGCGTCGATCTTGGCGATATCCGCGCATTCGGTGATGATGACGCCGGCCAGGTCCAGCAGGGAAGCGACAGCGACGACGTTGGGATGGGTCTGGAGCGTGACCCAGATGTTGCCGGCGCCGGCCCGGGCCATCACACAGCTCAACAGGTCGGAGGCATAACCTCCGCTGATCTCCTGTTCCGGTGTCTGCGGCGGGACGAGCGTCGTGATGTCGGGTAACCCGGTTATCTCTCGGATTTTCATGCCTGTCAGCCTCCACTCACCACGCTGTACCCGCCCGAAATTCGCGTTTTCAGGAGGTGCTGGGAGCGCGATCTCCCAACACACCCTCCTCTTTCAGGTAGAACAGCACTTCCAGGCGGGTGCCCACCCCTACCTGCGAATCCAGCATCATCTGGTCAGAACAGCGTTTGATGTTCAGCAGGCCCATGCCGGCGCCAAAGCCCAGATCGCGGATCCAGTCCGGCGCGGTGGAGAATCCCGGCTGCATGGCCTGCTCGATGTCCGGGATGCCCGGACCATCATCCATTGCCAGCAGGCGCACCTTATCGGGATGGATTTCCGCGATCAGGTCGCCGCCGTGCAGGGTGTGGATGATGAGGTTCATCTCGGCCTCATAGGCGGCGATGGCCACGCGGCGGGCAAAGCCTGGTTGGGCACCCAGGCGGTAGAGGGCTTTCTTGATCTTGCTGGAAGCTTCGCCGGCTTTCTGTAGCTCCTGGGCAGGGATGTGGTAGCACAGGATGAGGCTGGTGCGATCGGAGCTGATGTCTTCGAAGATGTGGCTGGCGCGATAGCGGCGGATCTCTTCCTGATGGTAGCCCAATCCGATAGCGTGCAGTAACCCGCGCGTGATATCTCCGCTGGTCAGGATGCCGACCAACTGTCCGTTGGAATCGAGCACCGGCAGTCGGCCGATGCCGTGCTCCTCAAAGCGCTTGACCGCTTCCACTACCGAGTCGTGTGCGCTCACCGTGATGACCTGGCGGGACATCTTTTCCCCTACAGTGGCCTGCATCTCCCCTCTCTCGAGGGCTTTGATCAAATCCTCAATCGATATGACTCCGACGAGTCGGTTATCCTGTACGACAGGGACGCCCGATATCCGGTTGATCCGCAGGATTTCCTTGAGCTGGTCGATTCGGGTGTCAGGGGTGACGGTGATCACTGGCCGGCTCATGACCTGCTCGATTTTCAGTTCGTAGATAAGCTCCTGAACCCTGGTGATCTCGGGTATTGCTGTCACTGGGACATCCCGTTCCCTGACATCGCCGGCACCTTTGCGATGGCGTGGGTGGGGGCGCGTGCCGGCCCATGCGCCGCGGCCGGCTCAGCTCTCGCCCACGAAGTCACAGCTTCCCATGCCGGCTTGATACAGGCGTCCGCACATCTCGAACATGGTGTATTTGGCCGCAATGAGCGGGATGCCCTTCTCTTCGGCCAGGGCAATGGTCTCCTGCGGGGGCAGTTTGCCGCGCACGAAGACGATGGCGGCGATATCGGCCATCTCGGCCGTGCGCACCACCTGCGGGTTGGTCAAGCCGGTCAGCAGGAGGGCCCGTTCCTTGGCGAAGGAGAGCACATCGCTCATGAGGTCCGCGCCGCAGGCGCGGTCAATTTCCATATCCAGATCGGCGTTGCGGGTGAGCACCACCCCTTCCACCACTTGGACGATGTCCCGAAGTTTCATCGGTTTAGCCTCTTTATCGCGGCGCGGGCCGGCGGTCGGCCGTGCCAGGTTGTATGGTTGGATGAAGGGAGCGCGCCGAGATCATTCTCATCTCGCGATACATATCACTAGTATATCCGGTGTCGATTATAACATGTTTCACAAGTTTTGTCAACCGCAGGGCCGGCGGCCGGCTGTCTCCCCCCACCTGGGCTGACGGGTCTCCCGCCGACCCGGTTCGTATTTTACTTCACAAATCCCCATTCGACAAAGAAGGGATCGAGCGGATGAGGTGTGTAGGTCTGGGCCAGGGCGAGGAAATCGCCGGCAGTGGCAATCCGATAGCGGAAGCGCTCCGCGTACCCCCGCAGGAAGGCGAAAAAGGCCTCATCCCCCATTTCCTGCCGCAGTGCGTGCAAAAAGAGGGCCCCTTTGTCGTACACCACGGGGCCGTAGGCGTCACGAGGATATGCGGCCACAGGAAGATTGATGGGCAGATCACGGCCCTCTTCGAGGAGCCGGCGCGCCGGCTCCTCGAAGATCTCCTGAAAGAGCGCCGCGGCTTCTTGCTGGCCGGCGGTGCGTTCGAAATACAACCAGGCGCTGTAGTTGGCCAGCGCCTCGTCCAGCCACGGCTCGCGGAGCTGGTCGTTCCCCACCAGGCCGAACCACCATTGATGCGCTATCTCATGCAGTACCACCCAGGGTAGGCGCCGGCTTTGGTCCCCCTGGTACATGTGCCGGCCCAGGGAGATGATGCCCGGATACTCCATGCCGGCGGCCAACAGGGGTGTCTCGACCAGCTCCAGCTCGCGATAGGGATACGCTCCGAACCATTCCTGGAACTGGCGCAGGCCATCTGCGGCAAGGCGCAAGGCCTCGACGCCGGCGGTGCGGTCCTCGGGGAGGAAATAGGAGCGCACCGTGATATCTCCCACAGAGCGGCTTTCCGCCTGAAAGTACGGGCTGAGCGCCACCATGATATCCCGCGCCGGCCCGCTGACGTAGGTCTCTGTGCGGGTGCCGGCGTGCCGGCGCTCCTCGACGCGCGTGCCGGTGCCGGACAACACCATGTTGTCCGGCAGGGTCAACTGCATGCGGAACAAGGCGGTCTCGGCGAACAAGGCGTCCCCGTACGGCTCGGGCAGGTCCAGGTCCCAAGCGCCGTCCCGCCGTGCCGGGACGAGGGGCACCATGCCGGCCAGGCTCATGATGCCGTCGCGGGCCACCAGCTCCTGGTAGCCGTCCGGCGCCGATTCCGGTACCACCAGCCGGTAGGTGAGGGCAATGTGCGCGGTCTGGCCCGGCGCCAGCGCCGGCGCCAACGTCAGCCAGACTGCCGTCCGCTCCACCGCGTACTCGAAGGTGATGGGCCGGCCGTCCCGCTCGGCGCGGAGGATGTCCAGCCGGCCCTGGCGGTAGGGCAGATTGGCGTAAAGCCGCAGAGGCAGTTCCGAGAGGGAGGAAGCGCCGGCGTTGGTATAGGTGATATGGAGGGACGCCTGCACGGTGCGTTGTGCGGGGGAGATGTCAGCCCGCAGGTCGTAGCATGTGGCATGGACCAGATCAGCCAGCTCCTCCGCGTACCCCGGCCGCATGGCCAGCGTCTGTTCGCTCAGCCATGCGGCCGGCAGGGGCGCAAATGTCGGCTCACTGGCAGGGGTTTCCCATAGGGTAGGCGTTGCGGTGGGGCTGGCCGGCCGACAGCCGGCGCAGATCAGCAGGAAGCCCAGGACCAGCCAGGTGATAGGGCCGGCCAGCCCCAGGGCAGGCCTTCTTGTTCTCATGGGCACCCATCCACGGTGAACGCCGCTACGGCGCCGCCCCTTCAGCAGTCAGCACCCACTGCTGGATGAGCGGGGTCAGATCGCGGCGCGACACCTCGCCGGCGACCTGGAAGAAGTCGGCCGGCGCGGCGATGCGGAAGCGGTACTGGCGGACATAAGCCTGCAGGATGGCGTAATACATGTCGTCGCC encodes:
- a CDS encoding CBS domain-containing protein, whose amino-acid sequence is MTAIPEITRVQELIYELKIEQVMSRPVITVTPDTRIDQLKEILRINRISGVPVVQDNRLVGVISIEDLIKALERGEMQATVGEKMSRQVITVSAHDSVVEAVKRFEEHGIGRLPVLDSNGQLVGILTSGDITRGLLHAIGLGYHQEEIRRYRASHIFEDISSDRTSLILCYHIPAQELQKAGEASSKIKKALYRLGAQPGFARRVAIAAYEAEMNLIIHTLHGGDLIAEIHPDKVRLLAMDDGPGIPDIEQAMQPGFSTAPDWIRDLGFGAGMGLLNIKRCSDQMMLDSQVGVGTRLEVLFYLKEEGVLGDRAPSTS
- the nuoF gene encoding NADH-quinone oxidoreductase subunit NuoF, which translates into the protein MAEPLYRANVLVCGGTGCTASGSHAVMDAMRAELGRRGLDGEVRLVQTGCRGFCAMGPVMIIYPEGIFYCLVRADDVPQIVEETLVKGRIVERLTYKEPEEHKAVPYYHQIPFYEKQLRIALRNCGLIDPENIEEYIARGGYQALAKVLSSMTPEDVVEEVKASGLRGRGGAGFLTGLKWQFTQKAPGDIKYVVCNADEGDPGAFMDRSIIEGDPHSLIEGMLICAYAVGAREGYIYCRAEYPLAIKRLKIAIAQAEEYGFLGDNILGTNFSFHLHIKEGAGAFVCGEETALLASIEGRRGEPRPRPPFPAVSGLWGKPTNINNVKSYANIPQIIVNGAQWFASIGTEKSPGTAIFALTGKVNNTGLVEVPMGITLGEIIFDIGGGVPNGKKFKAVQTGGPLGGCITAEHLNVPVDFDSLKEVGAVMGSGGMIVVDEDTCMVEFAKFFLTFAQAESCGKCVPCRVGGKRMLEVLTRITEGKGTMKDIETIKEIAEGMESGSLCALGQLTPGPVMSTLRYFMDEYIAHIEDKKCPAGQCKELTIARCLNACPAGVDVPAYIALTEQGRYAEALAIHRERNPFALACGRVCPAFCESKCRRGDIDEPIAIRQIKRFMADQEMKNPWTPPRIGTPKSDKVAVVGAGPAGLTAALRLAQMGYPVTIFEALPVAGGMMAVGIPDYRLPRDVLNIEIENILRAGVEIRYNQRLGRDFTIDDLMRQGYKAVVLAIGAHKSRRLGIEGEDKEGVMPGVEFLREMNLGRAPDLTGKRVVVVGGGNVAIDAARSALRLGASEVNVVYRRTRAEMPAYEDEIRAAEEEGVIFHYLVNPVRIVGDGKVTGVELVHQTLGEFDRTGRRRPIPVEGSEFIMEADVVIPAIGQQTDLSWLKEDGIQTNRDSTFVVDKAFATTRAGVFAIGDAALGPASVIQAVAQGNLVAQSVDAYLHTGKATKPEYNPPYHFPELTYNMEEYVNARRPKMPELEPAERRRTFAEVELGLSEQAAREECRRCLRCDLEWLEVTGKDKAAVMAAQQKTHQPA
- the nuoE gene encoding NADH-quinone oxidoreductase subunit NuoE; translation: MAELQKQQAAEETLDLAPLDEILEKYAGKKGVVIPILQETQAIFGYLPRQALEHISRKMHIPLSDLYGVATFYAQFYLTRRGKHIIRCCDGTACHVRGASKIIDTLQSQLGIKPGETTPDYEYTLEVVYCLGSCGLSPVAVIDETVYGHLTPQKMLEILQSLS
- a CDS encoding PHP domain-containing protein, whose amino-acid sequence is MSLLYLPAEFHLHTVLSACAEIEMIPPLIIRQAQRLGIQWLAVTDHNSAENARAVMEAGARAGIAVLPGMEVQTREEVHLLCLFEALEPALAWQEQVYQHLPDLPNREETFGSQLVVDAEGEFLRFQERLLQTSTSLSVEQVVTMVEALGGLVIPAHVDRPAFSLLSNLGIIPPGLHIPAVEITPRLTPAQALERFPQLAGRTLITNGDAHRLSEMGGRTLFRVAEPTLAELQRALAGVDGRKVWVT
- a CDS encoding ATP-binding protein, with amino-acid sequence MVRELSLHILDIVQNSLEAGATHITIEIDEDLAEDRLTIRVMDNGRGMDAETLRRVTDPFFTTRKTRKVGLGLPLLKATAEQCGGRLTIQSAPGQGTTVTAEFQHSHIDRAPLGDMPASLMTILLAERPVEVRYIHRVNGREFVLDTRELRETLGDVPLTHPKIRQWLYEYLRQGEASLWDASPAGADQTLPEEG
- a CDS encoding M1 family metallopeptidase, producing the protein MRTRRPALGLAGPITWLVLGFLLICAGCRPASPTATPTLWETPASEPTFAPLPAAWLSEQTLAMRPGYAEELADLVHATCYDLRADISPAQRTVQASLHITYTNAGASSLSELPLRLYANLPYRQGRLDILRAERDGRPITFEYAVERTAVWLTLAPALAPGQTAHIALTYRLVVPESAPDGYQELVARDGIMSLAGMVPLVPARRDGAWDLDLPEPYGDALFAETALFRMQLTLPDNMVLSGTGTRVEERRHAGTRTETYVSGPARDIMVALSPYFQAESRSVGDITVRSYFLPEDRTAGVEALRLAADGLRQFQEWFGAYPYRELELVETPLLAAGMEYPGIISLGRHMYQGDQSRRLPWVVLHEIAHQWWFGLVGNDQLREPWLDEALANYSAWLYFERTAGQQEAAALFQEIFEEPARRLLEEGRDLPINLPVAAYPRDAYGPVVYDKGALFLHALRQEMGDEAFFAFLRGYAERFRYRIATAGDFLALAQTYTPHPLDPFFVEWGFVK
- a CDS encoding (2Fe-2S) ferredoxin domain-containing protein; translated protein: MKSIEELQKLREEAQKELKVRMDTGTVITVGMGTCGIAAGARETMHAILEELNKHQIEAHVKTVGCIGMCVHEPLVDIEQAGKGRITYGKVTPDRVPRLIEEHLINGRVVEEWVVARMEESANK
- a CDS encoding serine kinase is translated as MKIREITGLPDITTLVPPQTPEQEISGGYASDLLSCVMARAGAGNIWVTLQTHPNVVAVASLLDLAGVIITECADIAKIDAATIEKARTENVALFATPLTTFTIVARLARAGVPGIDEG
- a CDS encoding ferritin family protein, translating into MSDYWKTIEDIIRQAIVGEEDSHAMYVNAAGRVQDPNSKAMLEELAKDELGHKAKLEGLLKRGLTWEIVEGEFKKVQDLKLGDHFVPEKLDEQADLQAVLTVAIRREKESHDLYATMAGVTCDETVRNLFEFLANEELTHKRKLESMYEDIVYQQF